One Azospirillum sp. TSA2s genomic region harbors:
- a CDS encoding methyl-accepting chemotaxis protein produces the protein MKANFRTKIIIGVAAVLAAGAAAVTAVSLVLTRDAAHNAAVLLAAETADRHGARVAADLSTALNAARATAALVEVERSTGSPRRETVNRYLRRTAEANPLYAGVWVDMADDGFDGRDREFAAHDRTTEILGLPKTGRMSLLWLPGDNGVQADDSEGYPFSDVQEKEYYKAAATARKAVLTEPYLDDFTKRLMTSAAAPVTDGKDGRVIGVAGVDMALTGLTDLVRAVKPYDDGYAAVLTGSGLYVAHPDGARLSKPDDDLPEAARRAVAEGRAFDGIVPLNGAPHYLRLAPIRFAGADGVWSFMVAAPQSSVMADANRLTLLTVLVSLGCVALGCLVAWKVGDGIARPVASLTGAMTRLAAGDLETSVPGADRDDEAGGMARAVEVFKEGLVRARELDRQQKADWQAKEARAAALADLQKGFDERVGGLTGALASAAQQLESTARGLTGIADQSLGRSEQVAASARAAAENVQTAAVATEELSASVQDIGRQVGESARIADAAVTDVRRADEAVVVLAESAERIGAVVELINSIAGQTNLLALNATIEAARAGEAGKGFAVVASEVKNLANQTAKATEDIVGQIKGIRDATQEAVTAVQGISETIAQVSRIASGIAAAVDQQAAATQEIARSVIQAADGAQEVSGGMGDIRAGAGETGAAADQLLAAAAALAGQSKDLSREIDGFIAGVHRA, from the coding sequence ATGAAGGCCAATTTCAGGACGAAGATCATCATCGGTGTGGCCGCCGTGCTGGCGGCGGGGGCGGCGGCGGTTACGGCGGTGTCGCTGGTTCTGACGCGCGACGCCGCGCACAATGCGGCCGTGCTGCTGGCCGCCGAGACGGCCGACCGCCACGGCGCCCGGGTGGCCGCCGATTTGTCAACCGCCCTGAACGCTGCCCGCGCCACCGCGGCGCTGGTGGAGGTGGAACGCTCTACCGGAAGCCCGCGGCGCGAAACGGTGAACCGCTATCTGCGCCGGACGGCGGAAGCCAATCCGCTTTATGCCGGTGTGTGGGTGGACATGGCCGACGACGGATTCGACGGACGCGACCGGGAATTCGCCGCCCACGACCGGACCACCGAGATCCTCGGGCTGCCGAAGACCGGGCGGATGAGCCTGCTGTGGCTGCCGGGGGACAATGGGGTTCAGGCCGACGACAGCGAAGGCTATCCCTTCTCCGACGTGCAGGAGAAGGAGTACTACAAGGCGGCGGCCACCGCGCGGAAAGCGGTGCTGACCGAACCTTATCTCGACGATTTCACCAAGCGGCTGATGACCAGTGCCGCCGCCCCGGTGACGGATGGCAAGGACGGGCGCGTCATCGGCGTGGCCGGCGTCGATATGGCGCTGACCGGCCTGACCGATCTGGTGCGCGCGGTGAAACCTTATGACGATGGTTATGCCGCGGTGCTGACCGGCTCCGGCCTTTATGTCGCCCACCCCGATGGCGCCCGGCTGTCCAAGCCCGACGACGATCTGCCGGAGGCCGCCCGCCGGGCCGTGGCCGAAGGGCGGGCCTTCGACGGGATCGTGCCGCTGAACGGCGCGCCGCATTATCTGCGGCTGGCGCCGATCCGTTTTGCCGGCGCCGATGGCGTCTGGTCCTTCATGGTGGCGGCGCCGCAGTCCAGCGTGATGGCCGACGCCAACCGGCTGACCCTGCTGACCGTGCTGGTCAGCCTGGGCTGCGTCGCGCTCGGCTGTCTGGTGGCGTGGAAGGTCGGCGACGGCATCGCCCGTCCGGTGGCGTCGCTGACCGGGGCGATGACCCGGCTGGCCGCCGGCGATCTGGAAACGTCGGTGCCCGGTGCCGACCGCGACGACGAGGCCGGCGGCATGGCCCGCGCGGTCGAGGTGTTCAAGGAGGGCTTGGTCCGCGCCCGCGAACTGGACCGCCAGCAGAAGGCCGACTGGCAGGCCAAGGAGGCCCGCGCCGCGGCGCTCGCCGATCTGCAGAAAGGCTTCGACGAACGGGTCGGCGGACTGACCGGCGCGCTGGCGTCGGCCGCCCAGCAGTTGGAATCGACCGCGCGCGGCCTGACCGGCATCGCCGACCAGAGCCTGGGCCGGTCGGAGCAGGTGGCGGCTTCCGCCCGCGCCGCCGCGGAAAATGTGCAGACCGCCGCTGTCGCGACGGAGGAACTGTCGGCTTCCGTTCAGGATATCGGCCGGCAGGTCGGGGAATCCGCCCGCATCGCCGACGCGGCGGTGACCGACGTCAGACGGGCCGACGAGGCCGTCGTCGTGCTGGCGGAAAGTGCCGAGCGGATCGGTGCCGTGGTGGAACTCATCAACTCCATCGCCGGCCAGACCAACCTGCTGGCGCTGAACGCCACCATCGAAGCGGCGCGCGCGGGAGAGGCGGGCAAGGGATTCGCCGTGGTGGCTTCGGAGGTCAAGAATCTCGCCAACCAGACAGCCAAGGCGACCGAGGACATTGTCGGCCAGATCAAGGGCATCCGCGACGCCACGCAGGAGGCGGTCACCGCCGTCCAGGGCATCAGCGAAACCATCGCCCAGGTCAGCCGCATCGCGTCCGGCATCGCTGCGGCGGTGGACCAGCAGGCGGCGGCGACCCAGGAGATCGCCCGCAGCGTGATCCAGGCCGCCGACGGGGCGCAGGAGGTCAGCGGCGGCATGGGCGACATCCGGGCCGGCGCCGGGGAGACCGGGGCGGCGGCCGATCAGCTTCTCGCCGCCGCCGCCGCGCTTGCCGGCCAGTCGAAGGACCTGAGCCGCGAGATCGACGGCTTCATCGCCGGCGTCCACAGGGCGTGA
- a CDS encoding fumarylacetoacetate hydrolase family protein yields MKLASLKAGGRDGTLVVVSRDLTRATPVPEIARTLQAALDDWTALAPKLEEAYRALNADPAAGRPFDPAEAASPLPRAYQWADGSAYVNHVELVRKARGAEMPPSFWTDPLMYQGCSDSFLAPTDPIPAATEAWGIDFEAEIAVITGDVPMGVSAEAARGRIRLLMLVNDVSLRNLIPAELGKGFGFFQSKPASSFSPVAVTPDELGDAWDGGKLHRPLVTTLNGEAFGKPDAGVDMTFDFPTLIAHAAKTRHLAAGSIIGSGTVSNKLDGGPGKPVSAGGVGYSCLAELRMIETIEHGAPKTPFMRFGDRVRIELFDTDGASVFGAIDQQVVRYEGA; encoded by the coding sequence ATGAAGCTGGCAAGTTTGAAGGCGGGCGGGCGTGACGGCACCCTGGTCGTGGTGTCGCGCGACCTGACCCGCGCCACCCCTGTGCCGGAGATCGCCCGCACCCTGCAGGCGGCGCTGGACGACTGGACGGCGCTGGCGCCGAAGCTGGAGGAGGCCTATCGCGCGCTGAACGCCGATCCGGCGGCCGGCCGGCCCTTCGACCCGGCCGAGGCGGCCTCGCCGCTGCCGCGCGCCTACCAGTGGGCGGACGGATCGGCCTACGTCAACCATGTGGAGCTGGTCCGCAAGGCGCGCGGGGCGGAGATGCCGCCCAGCTTCTGGACCGATCCGCTGATGTATCAGGGCTGTTCCGACAGCTTCCTGGCGCCGACCGACCCGATCCCGGCGGCGACCGAGGCCTGGGGCATCGATTTCGAGGCGGAGATCGCCGTCATCACCGGCGACGTGCCGATGGGCGTTTCGGCCGAGGCGGCGCGCGGTCGGATCCGGCTGCTGATGCTGGTCAACGACGTGTCCTTGCGCAACCTGATCCCGGCGGAGCTGGGCAAGGGCTTCGGCTTCTTCCAGTCCAAGCCGGCCTCCAGCTTCTCCCCCGTCGCGGTGACGCCGGACGAGCTGGGCGACGCCTGGGACGGCGGCAAGCTGCACCGGCCGCTGGTGACGACGCTCAACGGCGAAGCCTTCGGCAAGCCGGATGCCGGGGTCGACATGACCTTCGACTTCCCGACGCTGATCGCCCATGCCGCCAAGACCCGCCATCTGGCGGCCGGCAGCATCATCGGGTCGGGCACGGTGTCGAACAAGCTGGACGGCGGCCCGGGCAAGCCGGTGTCGGCCGGCGGCGTTGGCTATTCCTGCCTCGCCGAACTGCGGATGATCGAGACCATCGAGCACGGCGCGCCGAAGACCCCCTTCATGCGCTTCGGCGACCGCGTGCGGATCGAGCTGTTCGACACGGACGGCGCCAGCGTGTTCGGCGCCATCGACCAGCAGGTGGTGCGGTACGAGGGGGCTTGA